The following coding sequences are from one Gossypium hirsutum isolate 1008001.06 chromosome A12, Gossypium_hirsutum_v2.1, whole genome shotgun sequence window:
- the LOC107934788 gene encoding uncharacterized protein encodes MKENPRGGTDRQNERGTRYSRVETSGARQQLSPRYPNFPPRRSSCFSSFTSPTSFVSYRRSSNSRILHISASLLHSNVDVSWFPPDPNSLPNNYGGWAVVQAPPTPKTNKRGLSSIFVGSLIGSSLAIAISISYLLFYKKGFKFQFRGPLNTFHEFFSWRETKDDQTEARHYLESDEQAAETTPDHVSVAVTEAVPSAPTYKHERIVVPVAVDSTQQEALSILKKLKIIEDEERADELCTRREYARWLVRTSSLLERNPRHRIVPCIALSGSETLAFDDIGANDPDFESIQALAEAGIIPSKLSGRNTASDGSKGEINFYPDQFISREDLINWKALVEYDFEPGVIEQISRTEADFMDLKEISPDSSPGLFIDMLAGEKSILRKVFGQIKRFQSNKPSTKAQVAVALTSGRMAEAISNELLKLEMESCSKRAQMKEIKSELLEKGEIQRFWNERLDEERTRGFEVEKLYFSAVQDVEEEKIVQEKCGAEFLKEKAAMDCQRQLVLSLKEEVAEMSERLASERTMYVTEHSRLQDTLTGLRSKQEEIIDAKSILEAEIEAIKILRSWVEDEARKSQARAKVLEEVGRRWKWDDQA; translated from the exons atgaaggaaaacCCTCGCGGTGGCACTGACAGACAAAATGAAAGAGGAACAAGGTACTCAAGGGTTGAGACAAGTGGTGCGCGGCAGCAGCTGAGCCCGAGA TACCCCAATTTTCCTCCACGCCGTAGCAGCTGCTTCTCCTCCTTCACGTCTCCAACTTCATTTGTCTCTTATCGCAGATCCTCCAACTCCCGAATTCTGCATATCTCTGCTTCTCTTCTGCACTCAAACGTTGACGTTTCCTGGTTCCCTCCTGACCCCAATTCTCTACCTAACAACTATGGGGGTTGGGCCGTTGTTCAAGCTCCTCCGACTCCGAAAACAAATAAAAgag GATTGTCTTCTATTTTTGTTGGGAGTCTTATTGGATCTTCACTTGCTATTGCAATTTCCATTTCATACTTGCTATTCTACAAAAAAG GGTTTAAGTTTCAGTTCAGGGGTCCATTAAATACTTTTCACGAGTTCTTTAGCTGGAGAGAAACAAAAGATGATCAAACCGAAGCTAGACACTATCTTGAATCTGATGAACAGGCTGCTGAGACAACACCCGACCATGTATCTGTTGCAGTTACCGAAGCTGTTCCTTCAG CACCTACATATAAGCATGAACGCATTGTGGTACCTGTTGCTGTGGATTCTACTCAACAGGAAGCATTATCGATTCTAAAGAAGCTGaag ATCATTGAAGATGAAGAAAGAGCTGATGAATTATGCACGAGAAGGGAATATGCTAGATGGCTTGTTCGTACAAGTTCATTATTAGAAAG GAACCCTAGGCACAGGATTGTTCCATGCATTGCACTTTCTGGGTCAGAAACTTTAGCATTTGACGATATTGGTGCTAATGACCCAGATTTTGAGTCCATTCAAG CTTTGGCAGAGGCAGGCATCATTCCCAGCAAGCTTTCTGGTAGGAACACTGCTTCTGATGGTTCAAAAGGAGAAATCAACTTCTATCCTGACCA ATTCATTTCTCGAGAGGATCTTATAAATTGGAAAGCCTTGGTAGAGTATGACTTTGAGCCAGGAGTAATAGAGCAG ATATCAAGGACAGAGGCAGATTTTATGGATTTGAAGGAGATCAGTCCAGATTCATCACCTGGACTTTTTATAGACATGTTGGCTGGGGAAAAAAGCATACTCAGAAAAGTTTTTG GACAAATCAAGCGATTTCAATCAAATAAACCTTCAACAAAAGCACAAGTAGCAGTGGCTTTGACAAGTGGCAGGATGGCAGAAGCAATCTCCAATGAGTTGTTGAAGCTAGAAATGGAGAGTTGTTCAAAGAGAGCTCAAATGAAAGAAATCAAGTCCGAATTGCTTGAAAAGGGAGAAATACAGAGGTTTTGGAATGAAAGGCTGGATGAAGAAAGAACTCGAGGCTTTGAGGTGGAGAAGCTTTACTTTTCTGCAGTTCAAGATGTGGAAGAGGAGAAGATTGTTCAGGAGAAATGTGGTGCTGAGTTTTTGAAGGAAAAGGCAGCAATGGACTGCCAGAGGCAACTGGTTTTGAGTCTGAAAGAAGAGGTTGCTGAGATGTCAGAAAGGCTTGCATCTGAGAGGACTATGTATGTTACTGAGCATAGTAGGTTGCAAGATACGCTTACTGGTTTACGGTCCAAACAAGAAGAAATAATTGATGCAAAATCTATACTGGAAGCTGAGATCGAAGCTATCAAGATTCTCAG ATCTTGGGTAGAGGATGAAGCGAGAAAAAGCCAAGCCCGAGCTAAGGTCCTTGAGGAGGTGGGACGAAGATGGAAATGGGATGACCAAGCTTGA